The following are from one region of the Gossypium hirsutum isolate 1008001.06 chromosome D03, Gossypium_hirsutum_v2.1, whole genome shotgun sequence genome:
- the LOC107909427 gene encoding probable ubiquitin-conjugating enzyme E2 16, which translates to MSSSSASSRKALSKIACNRLQKELVEWQSNPPSGFKHKVTDNLQRWVIEVNGAPGTLYANETYQLQVDFPEHYPMEAPQVIFLHPAPLHPHIYSNGHICLDILYDSWSPAMTVSSICISILSMLSSATAKQCPEDNDRYVKNCRNGRSPKQTRWWFHDDKV; encoded by the exons ATGAGCAGCTCATCTGCATCCTCTCGCAAG GCGCTGAGTAAAATTGCCTGTAATCGGCTGCAAAAAGAGCTTGTAGAATGGCAGTCCAACCCTCCTTCTGGATTCAAACATAAAGTCACAGATAATCTTCAAAG ATGGGTAATTGAAGTGAATGGAGCTCCGGGTACTTTATATGCCAATGAAACTTACCAGCTTCAAGTTGATTTCCCTGAACATTACCCCATGGAAGCACCCCAG GTTATATTTCTTCATCCAGCACCTCTCCATCCACATATTTATAGCAATGGACATATTTGTTTAG atatattgtatgattcaTGGTCACCTGCTATGACTGTTAGTTCTATCTGTATCAGCATTCTCTCCATGCTATCAAGCGCGACTGCCAAG CAATGTCCCGAAGACAACGACAGGTATGTAAAGAACTGTCGGAACGGCCGATCTCCGAAGCAGACACGGTGGTGGTTCCATGATGATAAAGTTTAA
- the LOC107909424 gene encoding putative disease resistance protein At1g50180 yields MAELAVSLVVEKLTNLLAQQASYMDGVSRKIVQLRNELRWMQSFIKDADMKQEDNDLMQQWVNDVRDVAYETEEVIETYVSKAAARSTFDLVTKPFYLYKVGKEIESIRMRIREISGRRNAYGVERNSRGEGRGVNERLRWWRQPSPHVEEDDIIELVEDSKALLTQLTSMESRRRVVSVVGMGGLGKTTLAKRLYNHNDVKNHFDCRAWIYVSKEFRRRDILQGIVTDVNALNRVEMEALEKLKEEDLLKKLHEFLEEQRYLVVLDDVWSMEVWDCLEKAFPSGKTGSKVMLTTRNKEVALHADGEGIPHEPRILTENESLQLFCKKAFNGINSLPRELNKLGKDMVMRCGGLPLAVVVLGGLLSRKSKSTEEWHRVFRNITWHLTKGQDRIAAILSLSYNDLPSHLKSCFLYLGLFPEDVSVQTKKLIHLWVAEGFLLQEGEETAEGVGEKCLNELIDRCMIQVGRLSSLGRVKTVRIHDLLRDLAISQGREEIFLEIHHGNKAEQSETISTKSRRHAIHSRYDRYIFLKKFAPHLRSLLFFNREYNVDVERKRMKIGFIEKKLNVIYKNFKLLRVLDMEGVRVVSLPDTIGSLIQLRYLGLRKTNLEEELPLSLGNLQNLQTLDLRYSCFLKRIPNVIWKMVHLRHLLLYTPFDSPESGHLRMDTLCNLQSLPYIEAGNWINNGGLANMTSLRQLGIDGLSREQVTSVISTMERLQDIQSLSLLLTEQEMFPILTGLSYCEHLQKLCFYGRIEKLPDPQEFPPNLIKLTLYNSELQRDSITKLERLPNLEMLVLGDGSYNWREMAFSSESFPKLEILKLHLLKELEDWIVEEKAMPKLKHLVINRCEKLKQIPDGLKLATTLKELEIVGMPVEFEYRLRTKDFFEFKHIPSIKSTTDMLAIGLGCHQNVGWPETQFG; encoded by the exons atggCAGAGCTTGCCGTTTCCCTGGTTGTGGAAAAGCTTACGAACTTACTTGCGCAACAAGCATCATACATGGACGGTGTTAGTCGAAAAATCGTCCAACTAAGAAACGAGTTACGATGGATGCAAAGTTTCATTAAAGATGCAGACATGAAACAAGAAGACAATGATTTGATGCAACAATGGGTGAATGATGTAAGAGATGTAGCTTACGAGACGGAAGAAGTTATAGAAACGTATGTTTCCAAGGCAGCGGCTAGAAGCACGTTTGATTTGGTTACCAAGCCGTTTTACTTGTACAAGGTGGGGAAGGAGATTGAAAGCATTCGAATGAGGATTCGGGAAATATCCGGAAGACGAAATGCGTACGGTGTTGAGAGGAACAGTAGAGGTGAAGGGCGTGGTGTGAATGAAAGGCTGAGATGGTGGAGACAACCGTCTCCTCATGTCGAGGAAGATGATATTATCGAGCTGGTTGAAGACTCGAAAGCTTTGCTTACGCAATTGACTAGCATGGAATCAAGACGCAGGGTGGTTTCTGTTGTTGGTATGGGTGGTTTGGGGAAAACGACACTTGCGAAGAGATTGTATAATCACAATGATGTTAAGAATCATTTCGATTGTAGAGCATGGATATATGTATCTAAAGAATTCAGAAGAAGAGATATCTTACAAGGTATTGTTACGGATGTGAACGCGTTAAACCGAGTTGAAATGGAAGCTTTGGAGAAGTTAAAAGAGGAAGATTTGTtgaagaaattgcatgaatttttagAAGAACAAAGGTATTTAGTAGTTCTTGATGATGTGTGGAGTATGGAAGTTTGGGATTGTTTAGAAAAAGCATTCCCTAGTGGGAAAACTGGAAGCAAAGTGATGCTTACGACCCGGAACAAGGAGGTTGCTTTGCATGCCGACGGAGAGGGTATTCCACATGAACCGAGGATTTTAACGGAAAATGAAAGCTTACAATTGTTCTGCAAGAAGGCATTTAATGGAATAAATAGTCTTCCCCGTGAATTGAACAAGCTCGGAAAAGATATGGTCATGAGATGTGGTGGTTTACCTTTGGCTGTCGTAGTGCTCGGAGGATTGCTATCCCGGAAAAGCAAGTCGACTGAAGAATGGCACCGCGTTTTTCGTAACATCACTTGGCATTTAACCAAAGGGCAAGATCGGATAGCTGCGATTTTATCactaagctacaatgatctccCATCCCACTTGAAATCGTGTTTCCTCTACCTAGGACTATTCCCAGAGGATGTATCGGTCCAGACTAAAAAACTGATCCATCTATGGGTCGCAGAAGGGTTTCTACTGCAAGAAGGTGAAGAAACAGCTGAAGGTGTTGGCGAGAAATGCTTAAATGAGTTGATCGATCGGTGTATGATTCAAGTAGGAAGATTGAGTTCACTCGGGAGAGTCAAAACGGTCCGTATTCATGATCTTCTACGAGACCTTGCTATATCTCAGGGAAGGGAGGAAATTTTCCTCGAAATTCATCACGGAAACAAGGCAGAGCAATCGGAAACTATCTCAACAAAGTCCCGAAGGCATGCTATCCATTCTCGGTATGATCGGTACATTTTCCTCAAAAAATTTGCTCCGCATTTACGATCCCTTCTATTTTTCAATCGAGAGTATAATGTAGATGTGGagaggaagaggatgaaaatcGGTTTCATCGAGAAGAAGCTAAATGTCATTTACAAGAACTTTAAACTGTTAAGGGTCTTGGATATGGAAGGTGTTCGTGTTGTTAGTCTACCTGATACAATCGGAAGCTTAATTCAACTACGATATCTCGGATTACGGAAAACTAATCTAGAAGAAGAGCTTCCTCTATCTCTGGGGAACCTTCAGAATCTACAAACATTAGATTTACGGTATAGTTGTTTTCTTAAAAGGATACCGAATGTTATATGGAAAATGGTACATCTACGACATTTGCTCTTATATACTCCGTTCGATTCCCCGGAAAGCGGCCATTTGAGGATGGACACCTTGTGCAATCTCCAAAGCCTACCATATATCGAGGCCGGAAATTGGATAAATAACGGTGGCTTAGCTAACATGACGAGTCTTCGACAACTCGGCATTGATGGATTGTCAAGAGAGCAGGTTACTTCAGTCATTTCTACGATGGAAAGATTGCAGGACATTCAATCTTTGTCGCTGTTGCTTACTGAACAAGAAATGTTTCCGATACTCACTGGATTGTCTTACTGTGAGCATCTTCAGAAACTGTGTTTCTATGGGAGAATCGAGAAGTTGCCCGACCCACAAGAATTCCCACCCAACCTGATTAAGCTAACACTTTACAATTCCGAGCTTCAGAGAGATTCGATTACCAAACTGGAAAGACTACCAAACCTCGAAATGCTAGTTTTAGGTGATGGATCATATAATTGGAGAGAGATGGCTTTTTCATCGGAAAGTTTTCCTAAACTTGAGATCCTAAAACTTCATCTATTGAAAGAATTGGAAGATTGGATAGTTGAAGAAAAGGCAATGCCAAAGCTCAAGCATTTGGTGATAAATCGTTGCGAGAAACTAAAGCAAATTCCAGATGGATTGAAGCTAGCAACTACCCTCAAAGAACTCGAAATTGTTGGAATGCCGGTTGAGTTCGAATACAGACTCAGAACAAAAGATTTCTTCGAGTTCAAACACATACCGTCAATCAAATCGACCACAGACATGTTGGCAATCG GTCTCGGCTGTCACCAAAATGTTGGTTGGCCAGAAACACAATTCGGTTGA
- the LOC107907815 gene encoding folate transporter 1, chloroplastic codes for MGIAPFLSLSLFVFFACKAEAFCRLLSFSFSFFSFTALYFFLAKQRYFRNREERLSPSLHLASAAEAGALVSICTNPIWLIRTRLELQNPLHQSRPYSGVYDTVRTILREEGWTALYTRLGPGLLMQVSHGAIQFTAYEELRRIIMVDYEERKKKPKGASNLLVCILIIGFEVFV; via the exons ATGGG GATAGCaccctttctctctctctctctttttgttttctttgcgTGTAAAGCTGAG GCTTTTTGCAGGCTTCTTTCCTTCAGTTTTAGCTTCTTCAGTTTCACGGCTTTATATTTCTTCTT AGCTAAACAAAGGTATTTTAGAAACAGAGAGGAGAGGCTAAGTCCTAGTCTTCATCTAGCCTCTGCTGCGGAAGCTGGAGCTTTG GTTTCTATATGCACGAATCCTATTTGGCTTATTAGAACAAGATTGGAGCTTCAAAATCCTCTTCATCAAAGTCGACCTTATTCCGGTGTTTATG ATACTGTAAGAACCATTCTAAGAGAGGAAGGATGGACTGCACTATATACAAGACTTGGTCCTGGCCTATTGATG CAAGTCTCCCATGGAGCCATTCAGTTCACTGCATATGAAGAACTTCGTAGAATAATAATGGTTGAttatgaagaaagaaagaagaaacccAAAGGTGCTAGTAATTTGTTG GTATGCATCCTTATAATTGGTTTTGAAGTCTTTGTATAA
- the LOC107909426 gene encoding uncharacterized protein, producing MWSVKCCLNPSFIIIVVAAVLSQALTVTSVVVPKSPCYAFDNSSHLLDFSDWIGSPFVYEGKDTDVVFRFCKDVESRSQAGYVDFGRYDKFNYFVAGSGHVDLVQEFYNGDLLNCEHTFDKMGRTAQVNIICGKCLNGQCKGQHGCICNVSYESTCRAIVELAIPCENPGPRVFEGFTVGFHPRSWEIVHNGLTQLGFEKSHPDFSFSTEQPHVTLYLTAIASQSNLIKKPRVKVFPENGLEVKLSGTAATGNPPTTLSPSTLLLDWRCVKAHDTPYEVKITIPVEGYESIEFVLTKMCDSTQNQEEDATRGWAIFGIISCILMVSSTLFCCGGFIYKTQMESRHGIDALPGMRVLSACLETVSGAGQGYSRVEEINTGFTNEVSWERPSSGTQGTWTPSPNESKYGSM from the exons ATGTGGAGTGTAAAATGCTGTTTAAATCCTAGTTTCATAATCATAGTTGTTGCAG CTGTTCTTTCACAAGCACTTACCGTTACATCAGTTGTTGTCCCTAAATCCCCTTGCTACGCGTTTGataattctagccatcttcttgaTTTC AGTGATTGGATCGGTAGTCCTTTTGTGTACGAGGGGAAG GATACTGACGTGGTTTTCCGCTTTTGCAAAGATGTGGAGAGTAGATCACAAGCG GGATATGTAGATTTTGGTCGATATGATAAGTTTAACTACTTTGTTGCTGGTTCAGGCCATGTTGACCTTGTTCAA GAGTTTTACAATGGCGACCTGCTGAATTGTGAGCACACCTTTGACAAAATGGGACGCACCGCACAG GTAAATATTATATGCGGAAAGTGTTTAAATGGGCAATGTAAAG GCCAACATGGATGCATATGCAATGTCTCTTATGAATCCACTTGCAG AGCCATTGTTGAACTGGCCATTCCATGTGAGAATCCTGGCCCACGGGTATTCGAGGGCTTCACTGTTGGATTTCATCCGCGATCATGGGAAATT GTTCACAATGGTCTGACTCAGTTGGGTTTTGAAAAATCTCACCCTGATTTTAG TTTCAGCACTGAACAGCCTCATGTTACCCTTTATTTGACTGCTATTGCATCCCAATCCAACCTCATAAAAAAACCTCGTGTCAAG GTCTTTCCGGAAAACGGACTGGAGGTCAAGTTATCAGGGACTGCTGCAACTGGGAATCCACCTACAACTTTATCACCATCGACTTTGCTTTTAGATTGGAGAT GTGTAAAGGCCCATGATACCCCGTATGAAGTTAAGATCACTATCCCAGTGGAAGGTTATGAATCAATCGAGTTTGTTCTAACAAAGATGTGTG ACTCTACACAAAATCAGGAAGAAGATGCCACAAGAGGGTGGGCAATATTCGGAATAATTTCATGCAT ATTAATGGTTTCATCAACTCTATTTTGCTGTGGAGGGTTTATTTACAAGACACAAATGGAAAGCCGG CATGGGATTGATGCTCTGCCGGGCATGAGGGTTCTTTCTGCCTGTTTAGAGACT GTAAGCGGAGCAGGACAAGGCTACTCACGAGTTGAGGAAATTAACACCGGCTTTACCAATGAAGTCTCGTGGGAGCGCCCATCCAGTGGTACTCAAGGAACATGGACACCGTCACCGAACGAAAGCAAATATGGTTCGATGTAA